The following are encoded together in the Bacteroidales bacterium genome:
- a CDS encoding phosphoenolpyruvate carboxykinase domain-containing protein: MDKTKMAKVLQVNNDDWKKEVGLIDEHFARFGSHLPKELATELDGLKKRLG; this comes from the coding sequence ATGGATAAAACCAAAATGGCCAAGGTACTACAAGTAAACAATGATGACTGGAAGAAAGAAGTAGGTCTGATCGATGAACACTTTGCCCGTTTCGGTAGTCATTTACCTAAAGAATTGGCGACTGAACTGGATGGCCTGAAAAAACGTCTGGGTTAA